The genomic DNA TCTTCATATAAACGCCAAAGCTGGCAgatgataaataataataataaacataaaaacaataaagCAATAGCgtagtaaaacaaaataaaattagagaACAAAAATGCATTATTGAATCTCTGAAATGTTCTTGGATTAACTGTCTGGAACTTTTCTAAAACGGTTATTTTGCGCACACAGCACATGTAAGTTCCCGCCCGTTCACATAAGGTGGACATCGCAATGACCCACAGCGTGcctcaacaaaataaaacagcTTTCCATTGGCATTAGATGGTCCTCCGCCGATAATCTCCGGCTCACCGTCTAAGCAAACAAATTCGGTTGCATAATGGGATTCATGTCCGCTGGTGAGATATCCGCTATATTCCAATGTCCAACCGTCATAACAGATGTTTCGACCTGGTAACATTATAACACTTGGCCGCTTTGTCCTACAGACACAGCATGGCACATCGTTTTCGACCAATCTGAATCTTCATAAACACCCCATACTGGTACCTCAGGTAAACATAAATAATTGCTTGCGGCACCTTGTTTGTTATAATGTCCACCACCTGCATATCCTTTGTACACCATTTCTGTCCCATTTCCAGGACATTGTGTTCTTCCCCAGCGGACGTATGTGTTTCCTGTCAAACCGAACGACTTTTTCGCGTCTATCTCTTTCAGCCCTTTTTCTACACGGTCTTCTATTGCTCGGGTATTAAGGCTCTCCTCTGTAAGATACAATGCAATTCTGAAGAAATTCTAGAGACACTAGACAAGATTTTGTTTTGACAATGCaacataataatagtaataagCATGTTTCATACGTATATATTGGAGGTTGTTTTATGTAtttggtcaaatacttttctaACACAGACTTTCATTTCAATAAACTAATAAATCAAAAGATGAGACATTCATAGCAATGAAACAAGCCCGACATCAGATGTCTGTATGACTGTAAAGGGGATTCAGAAAGTTCTTTGTAGACTCATGTTAtttgtggggcctccgtggctgagtggttaaggtcgctgactttgaatcacatgcccctcaacatgtgaggaagacatccagcacGCTTACGGAAGGTGCCCGCCCGatcaaataatgcatggaggagcACCTAGGGtattcatccaccatcaaagcatatgacatataatattgtgtcggtgcgacgttaaacccaacaaaacaaacaaaacatgttatctgTAGCACACTTATTACGTAGACATGACGAATTTCAAAAACGGCCATGACACGGATTTACGTAGAAAATTCAGGTTCTTCTAACCTTAAAGTAATAATGTATGTTGTCTTGATTATGGAGTAAATAGTATACATCATAAGATGGAATGGAATTTGAGGATTGTTGACATGTTTTAACTCAAACTTATAAATGACCCTGTGAAAACATTATGTTCAGCatatttgtaaaaactatttaaacttcaaaaataaacattcaatgATAATTTGGATAATGTGAAAATACATGTTCAATGCAAAGGAAGAAACAAAAGTAACCAATATTACGGCTTTGATTTAGTCATATCTGTCTAGAGTAATATTCACGCGATAGTTATCTGACGCAAACTAGAAACAGCGAAGCcattatttacatattattatcgtattataataataattaaaaaatatgatttttttaaactttgaatttcACACGGAGGCGCTTTTAAAATCAAAgagtacatttttacaaaatcgtCCGTTTAATTTACAAACTTTTCTGAAATTAGTAGTTGTATGCCTTTTGTTGAAGTCCTACTGTCTTGATTAATATAAAAGCAAGATATTGATTTAAACTGttgatataaaataaacttaATATGTTTCATGTAGATCTACTAATGTTAACATAGGAACTCCCAGTATAGCAAGCATTTTGGACATAGGAATGTAATACACTCATTGAGACTTTTAGAAAAGTTATATAACTAATGTATGCATTGTTGTGCAAAAGAGAAAGAAATTATGAGAAACCCATGTTTTGCAATTGGTGATCCGGCATCAAGTACAGAAATAATTCTTATATTATATTCAGtaacacataaaataaaatatgtgagTAAATTTTGGTAATTGTGACGGGCTTTGAAGTCATAGTGCAGAAATGAAATACGAGCCTTGACCAAAATAGTCCACATGACCAAGTGATCTTTGTTTGAAAAGATAAAAATACtggaaacaaattttaaaacaaaaaagaaaaattaaaaaaatatagttGCATAACTGAGCTCATTTTACTAAATTCTTGTTGTAGATAAATGTACAGACAGggcatgtcatcaaaattttactCGTGCGTGTTTTTAAAAATCTCTATATTTGATCCCTATCAGCAATATTCTAACTGCTATACTcgttttgaaacaatatttaGAAATTCAGCATATAAAGTGAATTTTACCTTTTAATGTGTTTGTTAGTTTAATCACTTCCTCAgtcaattcatttattttgttttgttcgatTTCCAATATTAccattttatgtaacattttatattCGTAGTCGAATCTAGATGTACATAACGGTTCCTCCATGTGTTTGTCCATTGCAATTACACGTCGGTTAAACGATATGAATAAACATAGTACTGTCCACGGTATCATATTAAATGTAGCCGGCATGTTTTTCTTGTCTGTACGATCTAACTTTAACAGAGTAGATGCCGATCGTTAGAAATGCACTGAAATTAACAAGCTACAGCTAACGCCAACGCTTCATATTACTGTTGGCGGCCTCGTGTAAGATGATAAGTAGCTGGCAGGTTCTGAAATTCCCATCAACATTTCACACTTTAGAACAGTACAGAGTTTTTCCATGAACTATTAACAACTGCGGAGAAAGGGGGATTTGATGTGGGAATTTCGTGAAGAATGCCGTACATGTGAAAAGCAtatatcaattttaaatgaatagttagATACTAAGACAGTGGACCCGTAACGACACTCGACAAAAGCAGAATTATTGTCTCCAGCACGGTAAGTGTTATGCTGTATGACTTGGAATGATTAATTCAGTTTTTAAATCAACAGTTACACCCTTTCACCTTCACCTCATCATGAGGAAATTTAATCATCACTTAGATGAATCATAAACACTTAAAGTACATAACAGACTCTTTACTGTTATACAAACAATTAGAAAAGCACTTTAAGACTTTTTTGCGCATGGTTGTGACATATTATATATACCACATATTTATGGAAcgttgtatttttcttttaattctggcAGATAAAAGTACATCCAGTTTTCCAAATCATAtacttgtttcttttaatatttaacgTCGATGGGTTAGTTACAGGAGAGATGCCTTGGAGCTGTTTatttataattcactgttagaaCCTGTATGCTTACTGCACTCATACTGTCACGTGACTGGATATTACAAAAAGTTCGCATCTTTTcatgaaaacaacaacatcacaacaacaaaacatgcggtatttttcaaaatgtcaacCTCATTGCATCTACCATTTTGGCAATGCAATAGAAGACAGTCAAAAGCATGAATTGCTGACCTCGACTTGGGGCAATGTTCATAAATATACATTCACTTCCAGATTAGTAGCTATCTAGGTAAGGCTAGATACCTGTGTATTATCATATATGTGACATCGACAGTGAGTTAACATTCAAATATTATGTTCTTAACCCAGTTGAAATATGTTTGTATTATAAAATTAAAGATTATATCCACCCTTGGACGGCATTGGCTGTTATTAATTATGCATATATATATGATTAATG from Mercenaria mercenaria strain notata chromosome 11, MADL_Memer_1, whole genome shotgun sequence includes the following:
- the LOC123532600 gene encoding uncharacterized protein LOC123532600 — its product is MDKEMEEPVCTSRFDYEYKMLHKMVMLEIEQNKIKELMAEMNKLPNTLNEESLNTRAIEDRVEKGLKEIDAKKSFGLTGNTYVRWGRTQCPGNGTEMVYKGYAGGGHYNKQGAASNYLCLPEVPVWGVYEDSDWSKTMCHAVSVGQSGQVL